The stretch of DNA AAGCTTGATTTAAACCCGGCCGGGGCGGATAAATGCCGCCCCGGCTTTGATTCCCGGCATTGGCCGACCAACTGTCGCCTGCGCTGGCAAAATCCGCATTCATTCTTAGCTTTAACACATCATGGAAAACGTAATCATCCTGGGCACCGGCTGCGCCGGCCTAACTTCCGCAATTTACACCGCGCGCGCCAATCTGGAGCCTTTGCTCCTGGAAGGCTCCCAGCCCGGCGGCCAGTTGACGACCACCTCCGAGGTGGAGAATTTCCCCGGCTTTCCGGAAGGCATTGATGGCTTCATGCTCATGGACAGCATGCGCAAGCAGGCCACCCGCTTTGGTGCCCGTTTCGCGCAGGACCTCATCAAGACGATCGAAATCGAAGACGGCGTTAAGGTCCTCACCGCCGAGAGTGGCAAGGTTTACAAGGCCCGCACGGTCATCATCGCCACCGGCGCGCGTCCGCGTCTGCTAAACATTCCCGGCGAACAGGAAATGTGGGGCGGCAAAGGCGTTACCACGTGCGCCACGTGCGACGGCGCCTTCTACCGCAACATGGACGTCGTCGTAGTCGGCGGCGGCGACACCGCTTGCGAAGAAGCGCTCTTTTTGACCCGTTTTGCGTCAAAGGTTCACTTGCTACATCGCCGCGATGAGCTGCGTGCCTCCAAAGTCATGGCCGACCGCACCCTCGCCAACGAAAAGATTCAGGCGCACTGGGACACCGTTGCCGAAGAAGTGTTGGCCGACGATTCCGGCATGATGAAGGGCGTCCGCGTCAAAAACATCAAGACCGGTGAAGTCTCCGAGATCGACGCCAAGGGCTTCTTTATCGCTATTGGCCACATCCCGAACACCAGCTTCGCTGCAGGCATTCTCAAGCTCGACGAAGAAGGCTACATCGTCTCCAATCACGAGAGCGGCGTCCGCACCGAAGTCGAGGGCCTTTACGTCGCTGGCGACTGCTCGGACCACGTTTACCGCCAGGCCATCACCGCAGCCGGCATGGGCTGCCGCGCCGCGATCGAGGCCGAACGCTGGCTCGCCGAACAACCCGAGCTCGCCGAAGCGTAAACCACACCATCACAAAATCTTTTCGAAGCGCCGGTCGTTGCTGGCGCTTTTTTGTGGCTATCTTAATGGCAACATCAACATTGACCTAGAATAGCATAACTGGATACATTTCACATCATGAACCACTTAAACGGCAAAATTCTCGCCTACCTCGCGATCGCTTTTATTCAGTTCCTCTTCCAGCCACTGCATGCTGGTTCAATGGATGACTGGGTTACCGGTACCATTGATTTAACTGGAGCAGACAGCACTGAGAAATTCTACCCCGTATATTTTGAATTGGAAAAGCATGCAACTAATGATGAACCACTTCACTCGATTACCATTTTCCGCAGTAATGTGCACGAGGATTCACTGTGGGCTGGCAGCTTGATTGCGCATTTTAAATTTCATCCAAACCGCTACGGCCATGGACCAACATTTGCTGAAAGTTTTATCATATCCCATAGAAATCAGTTTGTAGGAGATTTTGCAGCGACAAATCGCTTGGCAAATCATACTGCAGACCGCGATGGCGCAGGGATAGTCGTTTGGTTGAGAGGCGGCTATACATACCTTTACCGTACACCAACCGTTGTAATTAATGATTACACCATCTCAAACTCGGCAGAGTTCCTAGAGCTGAGACATGAATATAATAGCCAAACACAATCTATAATAAAGGGCGAATCCTTTGGCGTCATTGATGAAATTTCTCCCGAAATAACGAACAACGGCTATACCGGGCCAAGATCTGAATATTTAGTGGACTCATTATTCACTGTCTATGATGAACAAGGTAATATCGTATCCGAGGAGGTGTCAAATGTACCACAAGTCTATGGCACAGAAACGGTTGTCGATTCCATAAGGCTTAGAAAACCATCAGGAGATATTTCGATGGGTGTATTTGGCGAGTAACACAACAGCCATAGCCCCCAAAGCGCCGGTCGTTGCTGGCGCTTTTTTGTGGCTTACCCATGGACGCAGCCACCACGGTGAATTAACTTCATCACATGCGTAACGAACCCATCGCCATTGGCTGGAGCACCACGCCCAGCCGCCAACTCGCTGAAGACATCGGACGCTCGCTCGTCGAGCAGCGCCTCGTGGCCTGTGCGCAGATCACCGGGCCGGTGACGTCGATTTACCGCTGGCAAGGCGACATTTGCCAAGACGAAGAATACCGGCTCGTGCTGAAGTTTTCCGCCGCGCGCGAAAAGGAGGTCCACGCGGCTCTCGTCGCGCTGCACCCGTATGACACACCGCAGTGGATTGTTACGCTGGCCGACTCAGGCTCGGCGGATTACGTTGCCTGGGTCCACGAGAGCGGGCGCGAAGACTTGGCATAAACTATTTCACCGCCCTCTTCCCAGGTGAATCCGTCTTTGGCCAAACCTTGACCCCAGGCACCACGCTGGCCATAGTTCACCCATGCGCCACATCCTTACTTTTGCCACCATTGCGGCCGCTGCCGCCCTACTAACCGCCTGCAAAACCAAAGAAACAAGCACGCCCCCGCCTCCTGCCCAATTGGTTGGCGGCCCCTGCAGCTATGACGAAAAACCCGGCATAGCCACCGTTTCCGATGCTGATGCCGATCAAGTGCGCTTCCTCATCGATGGCAACATAACGCCCTACTCACGCCAGGATTTGCCCGACTTTGACTACGCAACCGGCGCGCAGTTTAAGGTGATCGAAAAGCGCATTACCAAGGGCACTTGCACGCCTTACATTCTAGACATCCTAGGCCCGGCCACCTCCGCAGACCTCGCCCTTCCGCCGCATCCGGCCTCCCGCGAGCCACGCTACACGCACCCGGACACATCCCTGTAAGCCACAGCGAGCACTCTTTGCCAGCGTCACTGCATCCGAGGTCGAGCGCTTCCGAGACCAAGAAATAAAAAAAAAGCAAGAGCGACTCCAGATGTAGGCAATGCCCGCATTTCCTTATCGAGAGGTGATCGAAGAGCTTGGCAGATATATGGCTTTATCTGGCCGAAAAGTGAATATAACTAAAGGGCGCTCTGTGCTAGGATGATGGGAACATCAAACCCCATCACCCCTAAAATGAAATCATTCAAAAAATACCAAGCCCTCGCCTTAGCCTTTGGAACCGCGTCCTTTGCCAGCGCCACTGTCATTGTCGAAGACTGGCAATTCAATACACCCGGCGATAATGAAGGCTGGACGGCCAATGCGTTCACCGTGGCGAACCTCCATGTCGGTCCGGCTGTCAGCGGTTCGGAAACCGTTCTGACCAGCGATAACCTTCAAAACCAGGCGGATCCCAAAATATTCTTTCCCAATGAAGTGATTGCCCTGCCCGTCGGCAGTACTGGCTGGGATCAGTTGGTTATCCGTATTCGTCAAATTGGCGATGATGGCGTTACACCGGTCGCCTTCAACAATGTAGGCTCTTTTGCAATGCTGGGCACGACACCCTGGGGCACTCTGGAGTTCATCGATGGCGACACGGGTGATGGCGACCTGGTCCCCGTGACCCAGGTAACGGAAAGCGACGAGTGGAATATCTTTACCTACGACCTTTCCGAATACACCAGCGGCAGCATCAGCGGTGGCCCGCGGCTAGATCCCATCCAGGGCAATGATATCGGTGGCGGTGTCATCCAAGGCAATTTTGAAATCGACTACGTGACGTTGACGGCAAATTCGATTCCTGAGCCCGGCCAAACCAGCCTGTTGATTGGCGCGGCCTTGCTTGGGTGGATGGCCTATCGCCGCCGGATGTAAAAACGCTTCCCGGGTGCATTGCTCGTCCGTTGATGGTCAGCTAATGACTTGCAGTCACCAAGCGATCCCCATAAATTTATCGGCATGCGCGACATATTGATCGAGCAACAGCGTTACTTTCGCAAAGCAGGCGCAAGCATCGCGGTCAGCCGGGAAATTCGGCAGTGCCCGATGCCTCCACATCGGCATGAGTTTCGCGAGCTCGTCATCATACTATCGGGTGAATGCATCCATAATTACAACGGCAAGCGTTTCCGCATCGGTCGCGGACATGTGCTCTTTATCGACGAAGAGTCCTACCACGCCTACGAAGAGCCCAACTGCCTCAACCTGATCAACATTCTGATCAACACCGAGGCAATTCTGCGAATGGAGCGCGACTTGGTCGAACTTCCAGGTTACGCAGTTCTATTCAATAACAAAAGGCATAGTCTTTGCGGCGAACGTTGCTTGGATGACAAGCATCTCGAGAAAGTGTTAAACTGGATTGACTGCATCGATGATGAAATTGGCGACCCCGACAACTTCGCTGGCTTCATCGTGATGGAGGCATACCTGACGCTGATTCTTTCGTTGATCCTGCGCTACATCACCAAGGAAACGACGACTCCTCAGGAAAAGAATAAGTTCAACGCAACCATCAGTTGGATGGACGCCAACATACATTTACCGCACACCGTCCCGGAATTGGCGCAACGGGCCAGCATGTCTGAACGCAACTTCTATCGTAAGTTTCGAAGCGTTTATGAGATGAGTCCGACCCAATACATTCTCCGGGCGCGCGTACAGCGCGCCAGCATGCTGCTGCACCACGAAGACCTTAGCTGCGAAGAAGTGGCACAACGATGCGGATTTAATCACACCGGGTATTTCTCCACGTGTTTTTACAATCATTTCGGAGCGACCCCTTCCAAATTCAGACAGGCTCTAGCCTGCTCGGCGTAAACTAATTTTCACGCTCATTCCCTCGGGCTGAATAGTGAAAACTATTGGCGCAATTGCCACGGATAAAAATGGCGGCATGGGGATACTATTTTGATGAATCACTTGAACTCCCATGATCATGCCTTTATCCCACACCCCTTACTGTCAGTTGTGGAAATCAGTCCTCATTGCATCTCTGACGCTATATCCACTGGCCCTGAGCCAATTGCATGCAGCGACCTATCATGTTGACGCCATCAATGGCAGCGACGCTAGCGGGGATGGCAGCGCAGCAGCGCCATACGCCTCTCTATCTCCTGTTTACCTCCAGCTCTCCAGTGGCGACCAGGTATTCCTCTACGACGGCAATTATGGAGCATTGGAATACCATAATCAAAGTGCGGACATCTTTAACGACTGGGTGACGATTCAGGCCGCCGAAGGACATAGACCCGAGTTGGATCACATAAGCTTCCATTCTTCGAATCCAGGGCCTGACCGCACGGGATCCTTCAATGCATACCTGCGCGTTATTGGGTGCGACATCGTCGGCACAAGCCGAGACCAGGCAGTCTCGATTACGAGCGCGCGCTATGTTGAAATTGATCAATGCCGCCTGGAAGTGCATGGCCCCTGGACTGGTTCTGAGAACAACATCGAGAAGACTGCATTCTACGTTCGCTACGGCAGCCACATCACCCTCTCCAATAGCGAGATTACCAGAACCGGAACCGGTGTAAGCGCGCAGGGGCGCAACATCCAAATTCTCTACAATCATATTCACGACATTACCCACGACGGCATTCGGGCAACTGGACTGGAGGATTCCCTTATCGAGGGCAACCATATCCATGGGCTCGACGATGGCGTCGATGACAATCAGGCCTCATGGAGCAAGCATTGCGACGCCATTCATATCTTTATCGCCGGAGGAGGCTCGGCCGACTCGCTCATACCGAACGTAAACCTGATCGTGCGCGGCAATATTATACATGACATCGAGGCGCAAAGCGTGCAGTTCAACAACTACTTCCGTTTCCCCGAAGTGCACAACGCCAACATCACTTTTGAAAACAACATCTTTGGCCCGGTTAATTCAGTATTCGTTTTCAATGACGCCGAGCCAGTTGATGGCCTCACGATCCGCAACAACAGCTTTTTATATATTCCCGGCGGCACGAGCTATGTCAGCCCGAATAACGAAACTCACCGCACACTGATCTCCGATAATCATGGCCTTCGGGTCACGGACCAAACCACCGATTTGCAGGTCTACAATAACATCCTGCCCTACGGTGCGATGCCTACTGACACTGCCGACGTATTCGCCAATAATGTCATCTTCAATGCGCCATCAGAAAACATCTATGTCGGCGATCAGTCCAACATCGCCACGCCGGAAGAACAATTCGTCAATCCATTGGCTTTTGATGGTGCCTTGCGCAACACCAGTTGGGCAATAGACCGCGCATCGACAACCTTACCAATACATCCAACCGACATCCATGGCGTTACTCGAAATACCCCTGCAGAAGCGGGTGCCAGCGAATTCTTTGTCACAGAGATCCAGCCGATTGTTGGTATCGCGCGTTGGGACTTCGATAACAATTCCCTGGATAGTTCAGGCAATAATTTGAATAGCTCGCTGCAGGGCAATGCGTCTTATACGACAGACAGAATTTCCGGCACACACGCCTTGGAGCTCGATGGCTCAGGTGACTTTGCCGTGATTCCCAATCATACCAGCCTGCAAATTACGGGTGACCTAACCCTGGCAGCGCACATCAAGCCGACAAGCACGGGAATGCATCAAAACATTCTCGCGAAATCTTTCAACGACGGCTACCGGCTTCGCGTCACCAATAACGGGAAGTTGCAATTAATATTGGGCATTCCTGACAGCGGTCCGGGGCAGGTAGTCGGAGCAACGTCACTATCCTCGGTCACCTATGGCGCTTGGCAACATGTAGCTTGCACAGTTTCCTTTAACGGTAGCAGCGCTGAAGTGCGGTTTTACATCAATGGAGTTCACGACTCGACCATCCCCTTGAGTCTGAGTGGCATTGAAGCAGGTAATGGCGATCTGTATATCGGTAGCGGCAATGCCGCCATCGAATCATTCACTGGGCTGATCGACAATGCGATGATCTTTGATTACTCACTGAGCAGTCAGGATATTCAAACGATATACACGAACCACTCACTGCCAACCGACCCGGTGGATGGCAATACCCCGCCGACCATCGAACCAATGAGCAGTTTGATCGTAAACGTTGGCGCGTCGCTGCAGCTACGCGTCAGCGCGGAAGACCGCGACGGGGAACTCATGACCATGTCAGCGGGAATCCTGCCTGAATTCATTCAATTTACTGACCACCACAACGGACGTGCTGACTTCGAGATGACTCCTCAACTTGCCGACATTGGGGATTATCGAATCCTCTTGTCTGTCAGTGACGGGGAGGAAACTTCCTACGCCCAAATCCCCGTTCGTGTTCAAGCGCCTCGCGCCGTGGGCTACTGGACATTCAATGGCGACATGCTGGATCATTCCGGCTGGGGTCACCCCACGCAAGCATCTGGCGGCGCTTCACTGAGCACCGATGCCCCGGTTGGCAGCCACGCTCTCGCGCTCAACGGCGATGACCAGCATCTGGTAATCGATGACGCGCCTGTTTTGCGGATCACTGGTGACATGACTCTTGCCGCCTATATCAAAACCACGACTTCCGGGCAGTCACAGAACATCATCGCCAAAAGTTTTAACGACGGCTATCGTTTACGGCTTTCTGGCGCTAATCAGCCGCAACTGATCTTGGGTGCCGGAGCGTCAGTTATCGGCATCAGTTCCGAGTCTACGATTCCCGTTGGGCAGTGGCGCCATATCGCGGTCACCATCACGTTTGAAGGATCTGTCGGAACCGCGCGCTTTTACATTGATGGGCAATTGAGCGACACAGAGAGTTTCAACGCTTCTGGCATTGAGGCGGGCAATGGGGCTCTGGTGATTGGCGCCGCGTCCCCAACAAACACAGAGTCATTCGAAGGACTCATCGACCAAGTGCGGATTGAAAACCGGGCGCTCAGCGCCGCCGAAATTGAAAACATCATCCCGCACAATGCATATTCCCTCATTGAAGACACCGATAACGATGGCGTAGCGAATATCTATGATTATGCATTCAACGGCGATCCCGCCGCCGGCCGACACGTAGCGTTTCGCCAATTCAGTGAGCAGATTCTGCCATCGGAGAATGGTCCCACTCTGTCGATGACGTTTCCGGTTCGCGCCGACGGCATCTACCTCGGCGATGGCGTCAGCCCGGAAATACTCGTCGACGGCATAACTTATCGAATCCATGGCGACACGGATTTGTCGCCGCCCTACGATCTTCCGGTGATGGAAGTTAGCCCGGCTATAACCAATGGCCTGCCTTCGCTGGTGCCCGAGTACGAATACCGCACGTTTCGCCTGGCTCCGCTCTCCGGTGAAATTACCAGGGGATTCATGACGGTGGAAGTGCTCGAGCAATAGCATGCCCAATGGCCGAATAGTGGAATAACTTGGCGCTAATCATTTCGCACCAGGTATCGGTCCATTCGCTGAATTTCACTTTCGACCGGCCATCGCTGAAATCCAGCTGCTCTACATCCTTTCGGAGTCACGCAAACGACGGGCCGCCAGCCTCCGATCTTTGGCTTTCAGGGACCTGCGGATTTGCTTGCCGTGATTTTTAACCAACGCATAGTAAATGCCCGATATTTCGTGACGATGCAGGCATTCAGCAATCTTTAGGAAAATGAATTAACCCGATTTTCTGAGCTCAGGCACGCCCTGAAATCAATCGGGCTGCACTTTCAGGTTGCCATAGCCAATTTTCGCCATCGAAGTATTTATATAACCAGCTGATATAGATAGGTTTGTCCCCATAGTTCAATGGATAGAACCGCGGTTTCCTAAACCGTTAATCCGAGTTCGAGTCTCGGTGGGGGCACCATTTTTTCTCGGGCCGCGACTTCGTAAGCTTTGCTTCTTCATTTCAACTAGTAGCTAGCTGACAATTTATGCCAACTGATTCAGGAAGCATACATATAATGTCAATTTGCCGCAAAAACAAAACGCGGATAAAAAAGCATTAGCTATTGCAGCACAATCACTTAGGATCAACATACTACACATTGGCATGGACAATGGAGCTTCACGGTTCCTATGAAAACATTCCGCAGATTCCTTGTCATACTTTCCGCTGTGTGCAGTGCCATGGTTGCACAGGCCGCAGGGGTATTAACACCGGTTAACAGTCAACATCAACCCTTGGAGATCCGCTCGCACGAAGTGCAGGTAGTCATCAACAACGGGTTTGCCCAGACACTGGTTACCCAGACTTTCTACAACCCCAACCCGGTCGATCTGGAGGCCATCTACGCTTTCCCGGTTCCCGAGGATGCCTCGCTGGCGGAGATGCGCATGCGCTCCGGCGAAACCACACTGGAAGGCGAAGTCATTCCCAAGCTGGAGGCAGACCGCATTTACGAAGAGGAGAAAAATGCCGGCAACAACGCGGGCAAAGCCGAAAAGCAGAGCTACCAGCGCTTTGAATTTCGCGTCTCCCCCGTCCGAGCCAACGCCGAGGCACGCATGGAGTTCGTCTACTATCAGCCGGTGACGATGGACCACAACGTCGGCCGCTACCTTTACCCGCTTGAGGAAGGCGGCACCGATGAGCTGGCCGAGTCCTTCTGGACCCGTAATGAGAAGGTAACCGGTAGCTTTGCCGCCACCGTGGAAATCCGCTCCGCCTACCCATTGGAAGACCTTCGCGCACCGGGCTTTAATAACCAGTTCATCGACCACGGCAACGGCCACTACCAGTGGCAGTATTCCACTGACCAGGGAACGACGCTGAATCAGGACCTCGTTATTTATTATCGCTTGCCCGAAGACTTGCCGGGGCGTGTAGACCTTCTCACTCACCGTGCGCCGGGTGCCGCAGAAGGCACGTTTATGATGATCGTCACGCCCGGCGTGGACCTGCAACCGCTGAGCAACGGTGCCGACTACTGCTTCGTGCTCGACACTTCCGGCTCCATGCAAGGCAAGATCGCCATGCTCGCCGATGGCGTGGAGCGCGCCTTGGGCAAGCTCAGCGACCGCGACCGATTCCGCATCGTGACCTTCAGCGACAGCAGCCGCAACCTCACTCGCGACTGGGTCCCCGCCACCACGGAAAACGTCCAGCAATACATTGCCCAAGTTAAAACGCTCCAGCCGGGCGGCAGCACCAATCTCTACGCCGGTGTCCAGGCAGGCATGCGCAATCTCGATGACGACCGCGCCACGAACTTCATCCTCGTGACCGACGCGGTGGCCAATCAGGGCATCGTGGAGCCAGCCAAGTTTGATGCGCTCATGCGCCAACAGGACATCCGCTTCTTCGGTTTTCTCCTGGGCAACAGCGCCAACTGGCCACTCATGCGCACCATTTGCGAGGCGACCGACGGCCAGTATGACTCCATCTCCAACGCTGACGACATCTTCGGGAAAATCCTGCTCGCCAAAGATCGCATCACCACCGAGGCCCTGCTCGATGTCGACTTCAAGATCAGCGGCGTGCGCACCAGCGACGTTTCCCGCAACGCACACCGCAAGCTCTACCGCGGACAGCAGCTCGTCCTGCTCGGCCGCTACGAGGGAGACGGCCAGGCTGAAATCAAACTGACCGCCAGAAAATCCGAAGGCGAGAAAACGTATCGCACCACGGTAAACTTCCCGCAAACCGACGAGACTTATCCCGAGCTGGAACGCATCTGGGCAATGACGCGCGTGCAAGACTTCGAGCGCCAGAAAAACCTGGGCAAACTTCCCGCAAGCGAAGCATCCACGATGATTCAAGACATCGGCGTGCAGTACCAAATCGTGACTGACGAAACGTCGATGCTCGTGCTCGATGACGCGACCTTTGCCAAGCACGGCATCGATCGCAAAAACCAGCAGCGCATGCAGGCGGAGCACGCCGCCCAAGCCCAGCGCCAAGCCTCACCGGCTAAGGTTGTTCGCGCCGACAGCGAGAGCCCCATGTTCACCTTGCCCACGCCACGAATCGGCGGCGGCGGTGGAGGCGGTGCCTTCGAGGGCCCGGTCGCTGCGCTCTTGGTGGCGTTCGCCGGTTGGTTTTACGCGGCCAATCGTCGCAAAGAAAAGTAGCCAGACATGCCCGGGGGGTCGCGTCGAAAGAGCGGCCTTCCGGGCTCCTTTGCACTCAGAAAATCGCTAACTGATACCGACCATGCCAGCCATAATCCTCACGCTGATCGCGGTTCTCATCTACGCTTCGCCCACGCTAACCGAGGCCCTCCAATGGACGCGTGGCGATGACGCCATCTCTTCACTGTGGACCGCCCACCTCACACACTGGACCTCAGGCCATCTGCTTTGGGACGCGGTGATGTTTGCCGTGTTTGGCCTTATCGCGACGCGTGTCTTTGGGCTACGGCTCCTGGCCACATTCTTCATTGCCGCACCGGTGATCGCGCTCGGCGTCGCCCACTGGGCACCGGAGTTGACGAGTTATCGCGGGCTCAGTGGCATCGATACGCTGCTGGTTGTCTTCGTATCCCTGAAGATACTTTGCGATGCAAAGCAAGCGCGCTCTATTCGCGTCGCCGCAATCACACTACTACTCGGACTGGCGGGCAAAACGCTGTTTGAAGCCATGACCCACGGCGCGCTCTTCGCTGGTGACCTCGGGCCCGGCGTGACAACCGTCCCCCTCGCCCACTTAATTGGAGGCACGATTGGCGCTGCGTTAGCGTTGCTGCCGACGCCATTGGTCCGCATGAAAAAGTCCCCGCCGCAGCGGGGACTTTGCATTGCAAAGCAGTGTGGTGACGGTGGTTAAGGTGCGAAGGTAACTACGTCGACGCGGAAGTCGTCGTAGTGGACCTTTTGATGGACGTTGGTGTTCTCCGTGTGGATGCCGATACCGCCTGCGGTAAAGGTCGACAAGGCCGTGGAGTCCGTGTCGGTGTAGGAGAAGTCAACGGAGCTATCGATATCCGCATCGACCTCGATCGTGATGCCGCTGCCGCTCTGACGCACGGAGACCAAGTAGTCGCGCGAGCCACTGTGCGGGAGCTCAATATCGGAATCCGTCGCGAGGACGGTTTCCACGCCGCCGAGTCGGCGGATCAGCCGACCGTTGTCGCGACTGATGTCGATCCAGTAGCAGTTGTCCTCATCGATGGTCAGCACGGTGACACCGGAGCCAATTGTGATGTAGGCGTTGAAAGCGGTGAACTGTAGGTCGTATTCCTGCCAGTCGTCGCCTTGCTCGGAGATAAGCCACGCGTTCTTGGTCTGCCCACTGACGCCGTTGGGCTCATAGAGCGCCTGGCGGCTCAGGTGGGTGCTCATTTGCACGTAGGGTTTGAACGTGTCGTAACCACTTGGGCGATACCAACTGAGGCCCTGCGTCGCGGTGGTGTTCAGCCAGTCGTCAACGTCGTTGTAATGGCCGTCCTCGAAGTCATCGACAAAGATGGTTTTCGTGTCGTTGACAATGGTTGGCGTTGGCTCGGCGGAAGGTGAATTGCCCGGCTCTTCCCAGGCACCGATGTCAGGGCGCAGGTCGATCAAGGTGCCGGCCAAATCTTCACCCGGCAAAGCGCTCGGCGCGAAGGCCAGTGTGCCAGCGTTGATGGACGGACTGGTTGACTGCAAAGCCCCATCAAAATCCGCCGCATTGACGAGTTCGTAGTCTACACCGATTTGCGTAAAGCGGCCAAAGGCACGCTTGTCATCGACGCCGGATGGCAGCGGGTTGGGCGTTTCTTGCAGGATATTCCAGTCGAACAAGTCCACTTGTGCATTCGCGTCGATGCTGATGCGGGCGAGGTTGTTATTGTAAATTTCCACGCCGGTCGAAGCGCCGATGCGGACGCTATGGTTATCCATCGGCCACTGGGTACCGTGCAAGCCAAAGGTGCGCCCGCTGGGAATGTAGGCCACCGTGTTGTGGCGGAAGATGAGGTTGTCCACGCCGTCGGCATTGTTGAAAAGGTTAGCCTGCGTCGGGCCGAAAACGTTGTATTCGAAGGTGATGTTTTTGTTCCGCAAACCGGAGGCGTAGTAGTTATTGAACTGCACGCCCTGCGCCTCGGAATCGAAGAGCACGTTGTAGCGGAAGGTCACGCCGTTGTTCTCCATGCCAGGATTACCGGGGCCGGGGATGAAGATGTGAATGAGGTCACAGTGCCGAGACCAAGTGGGCTCCTGAGCATCGGTGACGCCGTCATCGAAGCGACAGATGATGTTGTCTTCGACGAGCGCATTCCACCAGCCGATCACGCGGATGCCATCATGCGTGCCGTCGTGGATGTAGTTACCGCGCACCAGGATATCGTGGCCGCGACCGGAGATCGCCGTGCCGGTGTTGGTAATCTCGCAGCCTTCGATAGTGATGTCCGTACCGTTGCGGAAACTGACGGCGGTCTTTTCAATATTGGCCACACTTCCGGTCCACGGACCAAAGCGCTCGACGAGACAGTTGTAAAGTCCCCAATGCTTGCCGCCATCGCATTGCCAGCCGTCACGCAAGATGAGGCCTTCGAGGCGAATGTAGGCGTTGTAACCACCCGTCTGGTCGGATGGACCCGCAGGCCCGGCAACCGTGAAGTTATCCAACTCGGGCGAAGCGCCGGGAGCGGCTTTAATCGTTACCCAGTCGCTAAAAATGTCGCCACCTTCGTTTAGGAAAATGTCGCCATAGGAGCCGTCGCGCAAGGCCACGGTTTCACCACCGGTCACGACATTGTCGAGAACATGTTGCAGCGTCTCGTAAGGGTTGCCGCTGGAGCCGTCGCCCGTCGTGTCATCGCCGCTGTTGGCATCGACATAGATTGCCGTTTCCAC from Cerasicoccus sp. TK19100 encodes:
- the trxB gene encoding thioredoxin-disulfide reductase, translating into MENVIILGTGCAGLTSAIYTARANLEPLLLEGSQPGGQLTTTSEVENFPGFPEGIDGFMLMDSMRKQATRFGARFAQDLIKTIEIEDGVKVLTAESGKVYKARTVIIATGARPRLLNIPGEQEMWGGKGVTTCATCDGAFYRNMDVVVVGGGDTACEEALFLTRFASKVHLLHRRDELRASKVMADRTLANEKIQAHWDTVAEEVLADDSGMMKGVRVKNIKTGEVSEIDAKGFFIAIGHIPNTSFAAGILKLDEEGYIVSNHESGVRTEVEGLYVAGDCSDHVYRQAITAAGMGCRAAIEAERWLAEQPELAEA
- the cutA gene encoding divalent-cation tolerance protein CutA — encoded protein: MRNEPIAIGWSTTPSRQLAEDIGRSLVEQRLVACAQITGPVTSIYRWQGDICQDEEYRLVLKFSAAREKEVHAALVALHPYDTPQWIVTLADSGSADYVAWVHESGREDLA
- a CDS encoding helix-turn-helix domain-containing protein, with the protein product MRDILIEQQRYFRKAGASIAVSREIRQCPMPPHRHEFRELVIILSGECIHNYNGKRFRIGRGHVLFIDEESYHAYEEPNCLNLINILINTEAILRMERDLVELPGYAVLFNNKRHSLCGERCLDDKHLEKVLNWIDCIDDEIGDPDNFAGFIVMEAYLTLILSLILRYITKETTTPQEKNKFNATISWMDANIHLPHTVPELAQRASMSERNFYRKFRSVYEMSPTQYILRARVQRASMLLHHEDLSCEEVAQRCGFNHTGYFSTCFYNHFGATPSKFRQALACSA
- a CDS encoding LamG-like jellyroll fold domain-containing protein — protein: MPLSHTPYCQLWKSVLIASLTLYPLALSQLHAATYHVDAINGSDASGDGSAAAPYASLSPVYLQLSSGDQVFLYDGNYGALEYHNQSADIFNDWVTIQAAEGHRPELDHISFHSSNPGPDRTGSFNAYLRVIGCDIVGTSRDQAVSITSARYVEIDQCRLEVHGPWTGSENNIEKTAFYVRYGSHITLSNSEITRTGTGVSAQGRNIQILYNHIHDITHDGIRATGLEDSLIEGNHIHGLDDGVDDNQASWSKHCDAIHIFIAGGGSADSLIPNVNLIVRGNIIHDIEAQSVQFNNYFRFPEVHNANITFENNIFGPVNSVFVFNDAEPVDGLTIRNNSFLYIPGGTSYVSPNNETHRTLISDNHGLRVTDQTTDLQVYNNILPYGAMPTDTADVFANNVIFNAPSENIYVGDQSNIATPEEQFVNPLAFDGALRNTSWAIDRASTTLPIHPTDIHGVTRNTPAEAGASEFFVTEIQPIVGIARWDFDNNSLDSSGNNLNSSLQGNASYTTDRISGTHALELDGSGDFAVIPNHTSLQITGDLTLAAHIKPTSTGMHQNILAKSFNDGYRLRVTNNGKLQLILGIPDSGPGQVVGATSLSSVTYGAWQHVACTVSFNGSSAEVRFYINGVHDSTIPLSLSGIEAGNGDLYIGSGNAAIESFTGLIDNAMIFDYSLSSQDIQTIYTNHSLPTDPVDGNTPPTIEPMSSLIVNVGASLQLRVSAEDRDGELMTMSAGILPEFIQFTDHHNGRADFEMTPQLADIGDYRILLSVSDGEETSYAQIPVRVQAPRAVGYWTFNGDMLDHSGWGHPTQASGGASLSTDAPVGSHALALNGDDQHLVIDDAPVLRITGDMTLAAYIKTTTSGQSQNIIAKSFNDGYRLRLSGANQPQLILGAGASVIGISSESTIPVGQWRHIAVTITFEGSVGTARFYIDGQLSDTESFNASGIEAGNGALVIGAASPTNTESFEGLIDQVRIENRALSAAEIENIIPHNAYSLIEDTDNDGVANIYDYAFNGDPAAGRHVAFRQFSEQILPSENGPTLSMTFPVRADGIYLGDGVSPEILVDGITYRIHGDTDLSPPYDLPVMEVSPAITNGLPSLVPEYEYRTFRLAPLSGEITRGFMTVEVLEQ